From a single Ornithorhynchus anatinus isolate Pmale09 chromosome 4, mOrnAna1.pri.v4, whole genome shotgun sequence genomic region:
- the C4H9orf78 gene encoding telomere length and silencing protein 1 homolog isoform X2 has translation MRTPWRSVRRDRDDDGAALAARLKLEEAKEVQSLRRRPNGVSAAALLVGERVQEETTLVDDPFKIKTGGMVDMKKLKERSKDRISEEEDLNLGTSFSAETNRRDEDADMMKYIETELKKRKGIVENEEQKVKPKNAEDCLYELPENIRVSSAKKTEEMLSNQMLSGIPEVDLGIDAKIKNIISTEDAKARLLAEQQNKKKDSETSFVPTNMAVNYVQHNRFYHEELNAPVRRNKEEPKARPLRVGDTEKPEPERSPPNRKRPHNEKATDDYHYEKFKKMNRRY, from the exons ATGAGGACTCCGTGGCGCTCGGTACGTCGCGATCGTGACGACGACGGCGCGGCGCTCGCGGCGCG GTTGAAATTGGAAGAAGCCAAGGAGGTTCAGAGCCTGAGGAGGAGGCCCAATGGCGTCAG CGCCGCAGCCTTACTGGTCGGTGAGAGAGTCCAAGAAGAAACGACACTCGTG GACGATCCGTTCAAGATCAAGACCGGCGGAATGGTGGACATGAAGAAGCtgaaggagaggagcaaggatcg GATCAGCGAAGAGGAAGACCTCAACCTAGGAACGTCTTTTTCTGCAGAAACCAATCGGCGGGACGAAGACGCCGACAT GATGAAGTACATTGAGacggagctgaagaaaaggaaggggattGTGGAAAACGAGGAGCAGAAGGTGAAGCCGAAGAACGCAGAGGACTGTCTGTATGAGCTCCCCGAGAACATCCGCGTCTCGTCGGCCAAGAAGACCGAAGAGATGCTGTCCAACCAGATGCTGAGCGGCATCCCCGAGGTGGACCTGGGCATCGA CGCAAAGATAAAAAATATCATTTCGACGGAGGACGCCAAGGCCCGCCTGCTAGCTGAGCAGCAGAACAAGAAGAAAGACAGCGAAACGTCCTTCGTCCCGACCAACATGGCCGTGAATTACGTGCAGCATAACCGAT TTTATCACGAAGAGCTGAACGCGCCGGTGCGAAGGAACAAAGAGGAGCCCAAAGCTCGACCCCTGCGGGTGGGAGATACCGAGAAGCCGGAGCCTGAGC GTTCCCCTCCAAACCGTAAGCGGCCACATAATGAGAAAGCGACCGACGACTATCATTACGAGAAGTTCAAGAAGATGAACAGAAGATACTGA
- the C4H9orf78 gene encoding telomere length and silencing protein 1 homolog isoform X1, which translates to MPAGKTFRRRRAASDSEDDEQGTEEVRLKLEEAKEVQSLRRRPNGVSAAALLVGERVQEETTLVDDPFKIKTGGMVDMKKLKERSKDRISEEEDLNLGTSFSAETNRRDEDADMMKYIETELKKRKGIVENEEQKVKPKNAEDCLYELPENIRVSSAKKTEEMLSNQMLSGIPEVDLGIDAKIKNIISTEDAKARLLAEQQNKKKDSETSFVPTNMAVNYVQHNRFYHEELNAPVRRNKEEPKARPLRVGDTEKPEPERSPPNRKRPHNEKATDDYHYEKFKKMNRRY; encoded by the exons ATGCCCGCGGGCAAGACCTTCCGCCGGCGCCGGGCCGCCTCCGACTCGGAGGACGACGAGCAGGGCACGGAGGAGGTCCG GTTGAAATTGGAAGAAGCCAAGGAGGTTCAGAGCCTGAGGAGGAGGCCCAATGGCGTCAG CGCCGCAGCCTTACTGGTCGGTGAGAGAGTCCAAGAAGAAACGACACTCGTG GACGATCCGTTCAAGATCAAGACCGGCGGAATGGTGGACATGAAGAAGCtgaaggagaggagcaaggatcg GATCAGCGAAGAGGAAGACCTCAACCTAGGAACGTCTTTTTCTGCAGAAACCAATCGGCGGGACGAAGACGCCGACAT GATGAAGTACATTGAGacggagctgaagaaaaggaaggggattGTGGAAAACGAGGAGCAGAAGGTGAAGCCGAAGAACGCAGAGGACTGTCTGTATGAGCTCCCCGAGAACATCCGCGTCTCGTCGGCCAAGAAGACCGAAGAGATGCTGTCCAACCAGATGCTGAGCGGCATCCCCGAGGTGGACCTGGGCATCGA CGCAAAGATAAAAAATATCATTTCGACGGAGGACGCCAAGGCCCGCCTGCTAGCTGAGCAGCAGAACAAGAAGAAAGACAGCGAAACGTCCTTCGTCCCGACCAACATGGCCGTGAATTACGTGCAGCATAACCGAT TTTATCACGAAGAGCTGAACGCGCCGGTGCGAAGGAACAAAGAGGAGCCCAAAGCTCGACCCCTGCGGGTGGGAGATACCGAGAAGCCGGAGCCTGAGC GTTCCCCTCCAAACCGTAAGCGGCCACATAATGAGAAAGCGACCGACGACTATCATTACGAGAAGTTCAAGAAGATGAACAGAAGATACTGA